In Listeria monocytogenes, the following proteins share a genomic window:
- a CDS encoding NAD(P)/FAD-dependent oxidoreductase translates to MAKYTYDVVIIGSGASGTTVAFEAQAAGLKVAVVEERSWGGTCVLRGCDPKKVLVGASEARNLSTRLRGKGIKQAATISWTDLMAFKETFVENVPESRLESFQEAGIETFFGAASFQDSHSLQVGDDLIYAEKIVIATGATPSTLKVEGQEYIQTSDDFLSLEKLPDSVVFIGGGYISFEFASIALAAGREVHMIHHNSEPLKKFDPDFVAALVSNMKEEGIHFHFDTDITKVENKGEKLHIHGKDGFSLQTDLIIGATGRKPNIAHLSLENANIDYTKKGIIVNEKLQTTNNPHIYACGDVAATKGAPLTPVVSMEAAFVAKNVIGGDEKIIYPAIPSVVFTSPKLASIGISAEEAKAHPEKYQIKNHDTTNWYTYKRTNEQIALAKIIEDRETGQIKGAHFLSEEADYIINYIAILMKANLTLADLQSVIFAYPSPASDLTALN, encoded by the coding sequence ATGGCAAAATATACATATGATGTCGTAATAATCGGAAGCGGTGCAAGTGGTACAACAGTAGCATTTGAGGCGCAGGCGGCCGGTTTAAAAGTAGCTGTAGTAGAAGAGCGCAGTTGGGGCGGAACGTGTGTCCTCAGAGGCTGTGACCCTAAAAAAGTTCTCGTCGGTGCAAGCGAAGCAAGAAATCTTTCTACAAGACTACGTGGTAAAGGCATTAAGCAAGCAGCGACGATTAGCTGGACTGATTTAATGGCATTTAAAGAAACATTTGTCGAGAATGTTCCCGAAAGTCGTTTGGAAAGCTTTCAAGAAGCCGGGATTGAGACATTCTTTGGTGCAGCTAGTTTCCAAGATTCCCATTCCTTGCAAGTCGGCGATGATTTAATTTATGCTGAAAAAATTGTCATCGCAACAGGAGCAACACCAAGCACGTTAAAAGTAGAAGGGCAAGAATACATTCAAACCAGTGATGATTTTTTATCACTTGAAAAACTCCCTGATTCTGTTGTGTTTATTGGTGGTGGCTATATTTCATTTGAATTTGCCTCCATAGCACTCGCAGCAGGGAGAGAAGTGCATATGATCCACCATAATAGCGAACCTTTAAAAAAATTTGATCCTGATTTCGTGGCTGCATTAGTGTCCAATATGAAAGAGGAAGGTATCCATTTCCATTTTGACACAGATATTACGAAGGTTGAAAATAAGGGGGAAAAACTGCATATTCATGGCAAAGATGGATTTTCATTACAAACAGATTTAATTATTGGAGCAACTGGCAGAAAACCAAACATTGCGCATCTATCATTGGAAAATGCCAACATTGACTACACTAAAAAAGGCATTATCGTTAATGAAAAACTTCAAACCACTAATAACCCTCATATCTACGCATGTGGCGATGTCGCGGCAACAAAAGGAGCACCTTTAACACCCGTTGTCAGCATGGAAGCAGCATTTGTTGCTAAAAATGTCATTGGCGGCGACGAAAAAATAATTTATCCAGCAATACCAAGCGTCGTTTTTACGAGTCCCAAACTGGCAAGCATTGGTATAAGTGCAGAAGAAGCAAAAGCGCATCCAGAAAAATATCAAATTAAAAATCACGACACAACAAATTGGTACACTTATAAACGAACCAATGAACAAATTGCGCTCGCAAAAATCATTGAAGATAGAGAGACAGGGCAAATCAAAGGCGCTCATTTTCTTAGTGAAGAAGCGGATTATATAATAAATTACATTGCCATCTTAATGAAAGCAAACCTAACTTTAGCTGATTTACAATCTGTTATTTTTGCTTATCCATCTCCTGCAAGTGACTTAACTGCTTTGAACTAA
- a CDS encoding ribonuclease J: MTIKKAKNIKIIPLGGVDESGKNLYVVEIDEDIFILDAGLMFPENELLGIDIVIPDFKYLEENKDRVKAIFLTHGHEDAIGALPYLLQKIKAPVYGTELTIALAKSALKEHRKLRFKNFHVVNEETTLSFSKIDVSFFRTTHTIPDSVGIVLETSEGSIVYTGDFKFDQSAKDGYASDLSHIAEFGEKGVLALLSDSSEAEHPGTTSSDSLIEEEIRHAFRMADGRIIVACVASNLIRLQQVLDASVATKRKVAIVGKELERVFEIAGSLGKIVIEEDLIVPLKELKKYSDDEITIIETGNLGEPIQSLQLMTKGNHPQFNIKPGDTVYITTTPSPSLETMMAKTMDMLYKAGAKVLTMSNNLFISGHASQEDLKLMINLLKPRYFVPVHGEYRMLISHAKLAHEVGMAKSEVFIVGKGEILEYKNDKMTAGNRVYSGNTLIDGLGVGDVGNIVLRDRKLLSEDGIFIVVVTLNRKSKTITSGPEIISRGFIYVRESEHLIEESSKVVTKIVEKNLQETGFEWAKLKQDIRDQLNRYLFEQTKRRPMILPIIMEV, translated from the coding sequence TTGACAATAAAAAAAGCGAAAAACATAAAAATCATTCCACTCGGCGGCGTCGATGAAAGTGGCAAAAATTTATATGTAGTAGAAATAGACGAAGATATCTTTATATTAGATGCGGGCTTAATGTTCCCAGAAAATGAATTACTAGGAATCGACATTGTAATCCCTGATTTCAAATATTTAGAAGAAAATAAAGATCGTGTAAAAGCTATTTTCCTAACGCATGGTCACGAAGATGCTATTGGTGCATTGCCATACTTACTTCAAAAAATCAAAGCGCCTGTTTACGGGACAGAATTAACGATTGCCCTAGCAAAATCAGCGCTTAAAGAGCATCGCAAACTACGCTTCAAGAATTTCCATGTCGTTAACGAAGAAACAACTTTATCCTTTTCAAAAATTGATGTTTCCTTTTTCCGTACAACGCACACTATTCCTGATTCTGTTGGGATTGTTCTTGAAACAAGCGAAGGATCTATTGTTTATACAGGGGATTTCAAATTCGATCAATCAGCGAAGGACGGCTATGCTTCTGATTTAAGCCACATTGCAGAATTTGGCGAAAAAGGGGTACTAGCTTTACTTTCAGATAGTTCAGAGGCTGAGCACCCTGGAACAACTTCTAGCGATAGTTTAATTGAAGAAGAAATTAGACATGCTTTCCGAATGGCAGACGGCAGAATTATCGTCGCTTGTGTAGCTTCTAATTTAATTCGCTTACAACAAGTACTCGATGCATCCGTTGCAACCAAACGTAAAGTCGCTATTGTTGGTAAAGAATTAGAGCGCGTTTTCGAAATTGCTGGCAGTTTAGGTAAAATCGTCATTGAAGAAGACTTAATTGTTCCGTTAAAAGAACTTAAAAAATATAGCGATGACGAAATTACTATTATTGAAACAGGTAATCTAGGAGAACCAATTCAATCATTACAATTAATGACTAAAGGAAATCATCCACAATTCAACATCAAACCTGGTGATACTGTTTACATTACGACGACGCCATCACCATCTCTTGAAACAATGATGGCTAAAACAATGGATATGCTCTATAAAGCAGGCGCGAAAGTGCTCACTATGAGTAACAATCTATTCATCTCTGGCCATGCAAGCCAAGAAGATTTAAAATTAATGATTAACTTATTAAAACCAAGATATTTTGTTCCAGTTCACGGAGAATATCGTATGTTAATTAGCCACGCTAAATTGGCTCATGAAGTTGGTATGGCGAAATCAGAAGTATTTATCGTTGGTAAAGGTGAAATTTTAGAATATAAAAATGATAAAATGACAGCCGGTAATCGCGTTTATTCTGGTAATACTTTAATTGATGGATTAGGTGTTGGGGACGTTGGAAACATCGTACTACGCGACCGTAAATTGCTTTCAGAAGACGGCATTTTCATCGTAGTAGTAACACTAAATCGCAAATCAAAAACCATTACTTCAGGTCCTGAAATTATTTCACGCGGCTTTATCTACGTGCGCGAATCAGAACATTTAATTGAAGAGTCTTCCAAAGTTGTCACAAAAATTGTCGAAAAAAATCTTCAAGAAACAGGCTTTGAATGGGCGAAATTAAAACAAGATATTCGCGATCAATTAAATCGCTACTTATTTGAACAAACAAAACGACGTCCAATGATTTTACCAATTATTATGGAAGTATAG
- the dapA gene encoding 4-hydroxy-tetrahydrodipicolinate synthase — translation MDLGKVITAMVTPIHPEKDKVCKKRIHHLVNHLIENGSDGLVIAGTTGESPTLSHDEKIKLFRQVIETNDGRAKLIAGTGSNNTAETIAFTKEVAELGGIDAVLIVAPYYNKPNQDGLYAHFAAVAEASDLPVVIYNIPGRSVVNIEPETIIRLAALPNIVGVKESSGNLDNISKIIAETSDDFQVYSGDDSLTLPILAVGGNGVISVASHVVGNEMQEMIQAFERGEVQKAAQIHRELLPLMNGLFSVPNPAPTKYLLNQQGISVGPVRLPLVDLNAEQGTKLQAILEGLSK, via the coding sequence ATGGATTTAGGGAAAGTAATTACAGCAATGGTGACACCAATTCACCCAGAAAAAGATAAAGTATGCAAAAAAAGAATTCATCATCTCGTGAACCACTTAATCGAAAATGGCTCAGACGGTTTAGTAATCGCCGGAACAACAGGTGAATCACCAACTTTGTCGCATGATGAAAAAATAAAATTATTCCGCCAAGTAATCGAAACAAATGACGGACGTGCAAAATTAATTGCTGGGACTGGCTCCAATAACACAGCAGAAACAATCGCGTTTACAAAAGAAGTTGCCGAGCTTGGTGGTATTGATGCCGTTTTAATCGTTGCACCATATTACAACAAACCAAACCAAGATGGCTTGTATGCACATTTTGCTGCGGTTGCGGAAGCTTCTGATTTACCGGTAGTTATTTACAATATTCCTGGTCGTAGTGTGGTTAATATCGAACCAGAAACCATTATTCGCTTAGCAGCATTACCTAATATTGTTGGCGTGAAAGAATCTAGTGGTAATTTGGATAATATTAGTAAAATCATCGCTGAAACTTCAGACGATTTCCAAGTGTACAGTGGCGATGATAGCTTAACTTTACCAATCCTTGCAGTAGGCGGAAACGGCGTTATTTCTGTTGCTAGCCATGTTGTAGGAAATGAAATGCAAGAAATGATTCAAGCATTTGAGCGTGGAGAAGTGCAAAAAGCAGCTCAAATCCACCGAGAATTATTGCCACTCATGAACGGCTTATTCTCTGTACCAAACCCAGCACCAACAAAATATTTACTCAATCAACAAGGCATTAGTGTTGGACCTGTAAGACTACCACTTGTAGATTTGAATGCTGAACAAGGAACGAAATTACAAGCTATATTAGAAGGACTTTCTAAATAG
- the dapG gene encoding aspartate kinase has translation MKIIVQKFGGTSVQNEKSRLMAFNHIKQVLKEGYKVVVVVSAIGRYGDPYATDTLLELIGAKNTKLTAREQDTLLSVGETISASVFTNMLKEAGIKAEAFSGGQAGIVTSDDHLNAKITEVDTTRLKNALAELDVAVVAGFQGITANGDITTLGRGGSDTSAAALGVSLQADYIDIFTDVDGMMTADPRIVEHARSLPRVSYNEVSNMAYQGAKVIHPRAVEIAMTAKIPMRIRSTYLESTGTLVTSLADDSGHFDVKERMVTGVAHVTNLTQISVQTDTVKAQQLAFKILADAGISLDFINISTNSVIFTVPEEKSHVVKQLLEDEALETSVRQACAKVSIVGAGITGVPGVTAKIVGALSEKNIPILQSADSHTTIWVLVREEDLISAVNALHDVFCLEIK, from the coding sequence ATGAAAATTATAGTTCAAAAATTTGGCGGAACATCCGTACAAAATGAAAAATCCCGTCTGATGGCTTTCAACCACATCAAGCAAGTACTAAAAGAAGGTTATAAAGTTGTTGTTGTCGTTTCGGCAATTGGTAGATATGGGGATCCTTATGCAACGGATACTTTATTAGAACTTATTGGCGCTAAAAATACCAAGTTAACAGCAAGAGAACAAGATACACTACTATCTGTTGGCGAGACAATTTCTGCATCGGTATTTACCAATATGTTGAAAGAAGCAGGTATTAAAGCAGAAGCATTTTCCGGCGGACAAGCGGGCATCGTTACATCAGATGACCATTTAAATGCTAAAATAACAGAAGTCGACACGACTCGTTTGAAAAATGCATTAGCTGAACTTGATGTCGCAGTGGTTGCTGGCTTTCAAGGTATTACTGCAAATGGGGATATTACGACACTCGGACGTGGCGGAAGTGATACATCTGCCGCAGCACTTGGGGTTTCGTTGCAAGCTGACTACATTGATATTTTTACAGACGTAGATGGTATGATGACAGCAGATCCTCGTATAGTGGAACATGCGCGTTCACTTCCACGAGTAAGCTATAACGAAGTAAGTAATATGGCTTACCAAGGAGCAAAAGTTATCCATCCACGTGCAGTCGAAATTGCGATGACAGCAAAAATCCCTATGCGGATTCGTTCTACTTATTTGGAAAGCACCGGAACACTCGTTACTTCATTAGCCGATGATTCAGGTCATTTTGATGTGAAAGAACGAATGGTAACCGGCGTAGCTCATGTAACCAATTTAACACAAATATCCGTACAAACAGATACGGTAAAAGCACAACAACTAGCTTTTAAAATATTAGCAGATGCAGGAATCAGCCTTGATTTCATTAACATCTCTACCAACTCTGTCATTTTTACGGTGCCAGAAGAAAAATCTCATGTAGTGAAACAACTATTAGAAGACGAGGCCTTAGAAACATCTGTACGACAAGCTTGTGCGAAAGTTTCTATTGTTGGTGCCGGAATCACAGGCGTTCCCGGTGTTACTGCAAAAATCGTTGGCGCATTATCTGAAAAAAACATTCCCATTTTACAGTCGGCGGATAGTCATACTACTATTTGGGTATTAGTAAGAGAAGAGGACTTAATTTCAGCAGTCAATGCCCTTCATGACGTATTTTGTTTGGAAATTAAGTAA
- a CDS encoding aspartate-semialdehyde dehydrogenase encodes MTKSYHVAVVGATGAVGTQMIELLEEAATFKIKQVSFLSSIRSAGKKLSFRGEEVIIQEATPESFEGVDIALFSAGGSVSKALAKEAVKRGAIVIDNTSAYRMDPTVPLVVPEVNEKALFSHNGIIANPNCSTIQMVAALEPIREAFGLNRIIVSTYQAVSGSGVSAIQELKDGSRAVLDGKEFTPQIMPVKGDKKHYPIAFNALPQIDVFTENDYTYEEMKMINETKKIMEDNAIKVSATCVRIPVVSGHSESVYIEVDKEGVTAKEIQNALKNAPGVVLEDDPANQVYPQAVQAAGKKEVFVGRIRADIDDSKGFHMWIVSDNLLKGAAWNSIQIAESLVKLAII; translated from the coding sequence ATGACAAAAAGCTATCATGTCGCAGTTGTAGGTGCCACTGGTGCAGTTGGTACCCAAATGATTGAATTACTAGAAGAGGCGGCGACTTTTAAGATAAAGCAAGTTTCATTCTTGTCTTCTATTCGTTCTGCTGGGAAAAAACTATCCTTCCGAGGGGAAGAAGTAATCATTCAAGAAGCAACACCTGAAAGTTTTGAAGGCGTTGATATTGCTTTATTTAGTGCCGGTGGTTCTGTTTCCAAAGCGCTTGCGAAAGAAGCGGTTAAGCGCGGCGCCATTGTAATTGACAACACAAGCGCTTACCGGATGGATCCAACTGTCCCATTAGTCGTTCCAGAAGTGAATGAAAAAGCACTTTTCTCACATAATGGTATTATTGCTAATCCTAACTGTTCCACTATTCAAATGGTAGCAGCCCTCGAACCGATTCGAGAAGCATTTGGCTTAAATCGCATTATCGTTTCTACTTATCAAGCTGTTTCTGGCTCTGGTGTAAGTGCCATTCAAGAATTAAAAGATGGTAGTAGAGCTGTTTTAGATGGTAAAGAATTCACTCCGCAAATCATGCCCGTTAAAGGGGACAAAAAACATTATCCAATCGCTTTTAATGCTTTACCGCAAATTGACGTTTTCACAGAGAATGATTATACATATGAAGAAATGAAAATGATCAATGAAACGAAAAAAATCATGGAAGATAATGCTATAAAAGTTTCCGCTACGTGCGTTCGTATTCCAGTAGTTAGCGGCCACTCCGAAAGTGTTTATATTGAAGTAGATAAGGAAGGTGTAACTGCTAAAGAAATTCAAAATGCTTTAAAAAATGCACCTGGTGTTGTACTTGAAGATGATCCAGCCAATCAAGTATACCCGCAAGCAGTTCAAGCTGCTGGTAAAAAAGAAGTATTTGTTGGTCGTATTCGCGCTGACATAGACGATTCTAAAGGCTTCCACATGTGGATTGTTTCCGACAACCTACTAAAAGGTGCCGCATGGAATTCGATTCAAATAGCTGAAAGTTTAGTCAAACTAGCGATTATTTAG
- a CDS encoding penicillin-binding protein 2 produces the protein MKLNFRKKKKDSTKKKRAIIPLRLNILFFIIFILFSVLILRLGIVQIVQGDTYKRQLEETDNVTVSKNVPRGSIYDRNYNLLVGNSAVKSITYTRSQQTETAETLHVAQTLQKLITVEPEKLTDRDLKDYWILTHQTESLNRLSAKEQALDSSKAYKIQVDKVTKEDISSLTSEDLKVATIYKKMTTGYAMTESVVKNKNVTDEEIARVSENMDSLPGVDTTTDWNRYYTYDETLRSILGSVSTAKEGLPKDKAEYYLSQGYSRNDRVGKSYLEAQYESVLAGSKSQSESVLDSKGNIIETVSKYEGSKGKDLVLSVDVEFQKAVEEILQKNIKQGKQYAGSDLFDRAFVVAMDPYSGEVLALAGQKLNDKGEFEDYSLGTFTTAYAMGSAVKGSTILGGIMDGAITNKTVFTDQPIALKGTKPKSSWFNRTGAGNRPLDPVGALEISSNSYMYQVAMKMGGANYVPNGPLRAPLSTFDDMRYYYNQFGLGVKTGIDLPGEQTGYKGDDQTIGKILDFAIGQYDSYTPLQMAQYVSTIANGGSRIAPSMVKEIRNPSTNGDSVGTLATANEPKVLNKIGVSESDIKTVQQGFYEVTHGSTGTARTVFTSSDYDVAGKTGTADAFYDGPKEGNKMASVWNTTFVGYAPVEKPEIAISVVVPWIYRPYGTDQKTNMKISKEVFDKYFELKKERAESNKDESKVEQPINNKEAAAKAQSEQTEN, from the coding sequence GTGAAACTAAATTTTAGAAAAAAGAAAAAAGATTCCACTAAGAAGAAACGCGCCATCATTCCACTACGTTTAAATATTCTATTCTTTATTATTTTTATATTATTCTCTGTATTAATTTTACGACTTGGTATCGTCCAAATCGTGCAGGGGGATACGTACAAACGTCAATTAGAAGAAACAGATAACGTAACAGTGTCCAAAAATGTGCCACGTGGTAGCATTTATGACCGGAATTACAATTTATTAGTTGGTAATTCAGCTGTTAAATCCATTACGTATACACGTAGCCAACAAACAGAAACAGCAGAAACACTTCACGTAGCTCAAACACTCCAAAAACTAATCACCGTTGAACCTGAAAAGTTAACGGACCGTGATTTAAAAGATTACTGGATTTTAACGCATCAAACCGAATCGTTAAATCGCTTATCCGCGAAAGAACAAGCGCTTGATTCATCCAAAGCATACAAAATCCAAGTAGACAAAGTGACAAAAGAAGATATCTCTAGCTTAACGAGCGAAGACCTAAAAGTAGCAACGATTTATAAAAAAATGACAACTGGTTATGCAATGACCGAATCTGTTGTAAAAAATAAAAATGTAACCGATGAAGAGATTGCTCGTGTTAGTGAAAACATGGACAGTTTACCTGGCGTAGATACGACAACCGACTGGAATCGTTACTACACGTACGATGAAACATTGCGCTCCATTTTAGGTTCTGTTTCTACGGCAAAAGAAGGTTTGCCAAAAGATAAGGCAGAGTACTACTTATCTCAGGGATATAGCCGAAATGACCGTGTTGGTAAAAGTTATTTAGAAGCTCAATATGAAAGTGTGCTCGCTGGTTCAAAATCTCAGTCTGAAAGTGTACTTGATTCAAAAGGAAACATTATCGAGACTGTCAGCAAGTACGAAGGCTCCAAAGGGAAAGATTTAGTTCTTTCTGTTGATGTCGAGTTCCAAAAAGCAGTAGAAGAAATTCTCCAAAAAAACATCAAACAAGGGAAACAATATGCTGGTTCAGACTTATTTGACCGCGCCTTTGTTGTTGCAATGGACCCGTATTCCGGAGAAGTTCTTGCGCTAGCTGGTCAAAAACTTAATGACAAAGGGGAATTTGAAGATTATTCCCTCGGTACATTTACAACTGCCTATGCAATGGGCTCCGCTGTCAAAGGCTCTACTATCCTTGGTGGTATTATGGACGGTGCCATTACAAACAAAACTGTTTTCACCGACCAACCAATTGCGCTTAAAGGAACTAAACCAAAGAGTTCTTGGTTCAACAGAACTGGGGCTGGTAATAGACCACTTGATCCAGTAGGTGCTTTAGAAATTTCTTCTAACTCTTATATGTATCAAGTCGCAATGAAAATGGGTGGCGCCAATTATGTACCAAATGGCCCACTTAGAGCACCGCTTAGCACCTTTGATGACATGCGTTATTACTATAACCAATTCGGCCTAGGTGTAAAAACAGGTATTGACCTTCCAGGCGAACAAACTGGATACAAAGGGGACGACCAAACAATCGGTAAAATTCTCGATTTTGCCATCGGACAATATGACTCATACACACCACTACAAATGGCTCAATATGTTTCTACGATTGCCAACGGTGGTTCAAGAATTGCACCAAGTATGGTAAAAGAAATTAGAAATCCAAGTACTAATGGGGACTCTGTTGGAACACTTGCAACAGCAAACGAACCAAAAGTATTAAATAAAATTGGTGTTTCCGAAAGTGATATAAAAACAGTCCAACAAGGATTCTATGAAGTAACTCATGGTTCCACTGGTACTGCCAGAACTGTTTTCACATCAAGTGATTACGACGTTGCTGGTAAAACAGGAACAGCGGATGCATTCTATGATGGTCCAAAAGAAGGTAACAAAATGGCCAGCGTTTGGAATACAACATTCGTCGGTTATGCACCAGTTGAAAAACCAGAAATAGCTATTTCCGTAGTTGTTCCGTGGATTTATCGCCCATATGGTACTGACCAAAAAACAAATATGAAAATCTCTAAAGAAGTATTTGATAAATACTTTGAACTAAAAAAAGAACGTGCTGAATCGAATAAAGATGAGTCCAAAGTAGAACAACCAATTAATAACAAAGAAGCTGCTGCGAAAGCGCAGTCGGAGCAAACCGAAAATTAA
- a CDS encoding superoxide dismutase, whose translation MTYELPKLPYTYDALEPNFDKETMEIHYTKHHNTYVTKLNEAVAGHPELASKSAEELVANLDSVPEDIRGAVRNHGGGHANHTLFWSILSPNGGGAPTGDLKSAIESEFGTFDEFKEKFNAAAAARFGSGWAWLVVNNGKLEIVSTANQDSPLSDGKTPVLGLDVWEHAYYLKFQNRRPEYIDTFWNVINWDEANKRFDAAK comes from the coding sequence ATGACTTACGAATTACCTAAATTACCTTATACTTATGATGCTTTGGAGCCGAATTTTGATAAAGAAACTATGGAAATTCACTATACAAAGCACCACAATACTTATGTAACAAAACTAAACGAAGCGGTTGCTGGTCATCCTGAACTTGCAAGCAAATCTGCGGAGGAATTAGTAGCTAACTTAGATAGCGTTCCTGAAGATATTCGCGGGGCTGTTCGTAACCACGGTGGCGGTCATGCTAACCATACATTATTCTGGTCTATTCTTAGCCCAAATGGTGGCGGCGCTCCAACTGGCGACTTAAAATCTGCTATCGAAAGCGAATTTGGTACTTTTGATGAATTTAAAGAAAAATTCAATGCAGCAGCTGCAGCACGTTTTGGTTCTGGCTGGGCTTGGCTAGTAGTTAACAACGGCAAATTAGAAATCGTTTCTACAGCTAACCAAGATTCTCCACTAAGCGATGGCAAAACACCGGTTCTTGGCTTAGATGTTTGGGAACATGCTTACTACCTTAAATTCCAAAACCGTCGTCCTGAATATATCGACACATTTTGGAATGTTATTAACTGGGATGAAGCTAATAAACGCTTTGACGCAGCTAAATAA
- a CDS encoding DUF1189 domain-containing protein, which produces MNIFKRFWKSLYSPADIASFRNDKIRKSIVYIIVLSFVTFLPLAYFTNITTKNALKVGEETITNEIPDFKVTDGKLVLTDDNVKNIPISIDQNELHIYFDASGTLDKDDVDNKIASYDSAVAFLSDSIYITAAGVSQSVSYDTAGISDKADLVHLYNSIESLAKYFIPIALLVLFIFTLGSVFFRVALYALFGFILSGFGRTGIAFRQNWMIASYSITLAAVFTMIMEALQIIVPFGMEINMVVSMIFVFLAIRAIPPSEPTILEK; this is translated from the coding sequence ATGAATATTTTTAAACGCTTCTGGAAGAGTTTATACTCCCCTGCGGATATAGCATCGTTTCGAAATGATAAAATCAGAAAAAGCATCGTGTACATTATTGTTTTATCCTTTGTAACATTCCTTCCATTAGCATACTTTACGAACATTACGACGAAAAATGCACTCAAAGTTGGCGAAGAAACTATCACCAACGAAATTCCAGATTTTAAAGTGACGGACGGCAAATTAGTGTTAACGGATGATAATGTAAAAAATATACCTATCTCAATTGATCAAAATGAACTACATATTTATTTTGACGCTTCCGGAACACTAGATAAAGATGACGTAGATAATAAAATCGCTTCTTATGATAGTGCCGTAGCTTTTCTTTCAGATAGTATTTATATTACTGCAGCTGGCGTTTCACAATCTGTTAGTTATGATACAGCTGGAATTAGCGATAAAGCAGATTTAGTTCATTTATATAATTCGATTGAATCATTAGCGAAGTACTTTATTCCGATTGCTTTACTGGTACTCTTTATCTTTACGCTAGGTTCGGTGTTCTTCCGAGTGGCACTTTATGCGCTTTTCGGATTTATTCTTTCTGGATTTGGCAGAACCGGTATCGCCTTCCGACAAAATTGGATGATTGCTTCTTACAGTATAACTCTAGCAGCAGTTTTCACCATGATTATGGAAGCTCTACAAATTATTGTTCCGTTTGGAATGGAAATTAATATGGTCGTGAGCATGATTTTTGTTTTCCTTGCAATTCGCGCCATTCCTCCAAGCGAACCGACGATTTTAGAAAAATAA
- a CDS encoding AzlC family ABC transporter permease has product MEKEQELSFYDGVKACLPTVLGYAGIGIAAGVVGKASHLSLLEVTLLAIIVYAGAAQFIISGLLLLQSPISAIIFTTFLINSRHFLMSMAEAPHFKKYSLWNNIGIGALLTDETFGVSMNQIGNKKPVSAKWMHGINVTAYLAWIVACIVGAFIGNWLPNPEQFGLDFALSAMFIGLLYLQVVSDKSKKISTSLFVMILVAIFLILFMRVMTPELAILTATLLGCLMGVILERWR; this is encoded by the coding sequence ATGGAAAAAGAACAGGAGCTCAGTTTTTATGATGGTGTTAAAGCTTGCCTTCCTACCGTGCTTGGTTATGCGGGAATTGGTATTGCTGCGGGAGTTGTTGGAAAAGCATCCCATTTAAGCCTTTTAGAAGTGACGCTACTGGCGATTATTGTTTATGCAGGCGCGGCACAATTTATTATTTCTGGATTGTTATTATTACAAAGTCCGATTTCAGCCATTATTTTTACTACTTTTTTAATTAATTCAAGGCATTTTTTGATGAGTATGGCGGAAGCTCCTCATTTTAAGAAGTATTCTTTGTGGAATAATATTGGGATTGGTGCCCTTCTGACGGATGAAACATTTGGGGTTTCGATGAATCAGATTGGTAATAAAAAGCCAGTTAGTGCCAAATGGATGCACGGAATAAATGTGACTGCCTACTTGGCATGGATTGTCGCCTGTATCGTTGGGGCATTTATTGGTAACTGGCTCCCAAATCCAGAACAATTTGGTTTAGACTTTGCGTTGTCTGCAATGTTTATCGGTTTGCTATATTTACAAGTAGTGAGTGATAAAAGTAAAAAAATAAGTACGAGTTTGTTCGTCATGATACTAGTTGCCATATTTTTAATTCTCTTTATGCGTGTGATGACACCAGAACTAGCTATTTTAACTGCAACCTTACTCGGATGTTTGATGGGAGTGATTTTAGAGAGATGGCGTTAA
- a CDS encoding AzlD domain-containing protein, whose protein sequence is MALSSYTLFVIVGCGLVTFIPRVLPFIFVRKLQLPDVVIRYLSYVPLCILTALFVQSLLITRENGFPGINIENLLASLPTILTAILTKNLMWIVIIGIISMAMIRLFA, encoded by the coding sequence ATGGCGTTAAGTTCCTACACTTTATTTGTCATTGTTGGTTGTGGTCTTGTGACGTTTATACCGCGTGTTTTGCCGTTTATTTTTGTTCGTAAATTACAGCTTCCTGATGTGGTGATTCGTTATTTATCGTATGTCCCCCTTTGTATCCTCACTGCGCTGTTCGTTCAAAGTTTATTAATTACAAGGGAAAATGGTTTTCCAGGAATTAATATAGAGAATTTACTCGCATCACTTCCTACCATTTTAACAGCTATTTTGACTAAAAATTTAATGTGGATTGTTATTATTGGAATTATTTCCATGGCAATGATTCGTTTATTTGCATAG